A genomic window from Streptomyces sp. WMMC940 includes:
- a CDS encoding WhiB family transcriptional regulator: MTELFQQLLVEDADEELGWQERALCAQTDPESFFPEKGGSTREAKKVCLACEVRSECLEYALANDERFGIWGGLSERERRRLKKAAV; encoded by the coding sequence ATGACCGAGCTGTTCCAGCAACTGCTGGTCGAGGACGCGGACGAGGAACTCGGCTGGCAGGAGCGCGCGTTGTGCGCCCAGACCGACCCCGAGTCCTTCTTCCCCGAGAAGGGCGGATCCACCCGCGAGGCCAAGAAGGTCTGTCTCGCCTGTGAAGTCCGTTCCGAATGCCTCGAGTACGCCCTCGCCAACGACGAGCGGTTCGGCATCTGGGGCGGCTTGTCCGAGCGTGAGCGCCGCCGACTGAAGAAGGCCGCGGTCTGA
- a CDS encoding cysteine dioxygenase, whose translation MNSDSDLQIAGDILEVPHLLQPAKEHPSTVAEFAGLARSIAEDRTRWAPLVRYDATTRWYHRLRTGPGYEVWLLSWVPGQGSGLHDHGPSSGVLTVLEGELTERTARADRALAAGAQRVFAPGYVHEVVNDSLEPAVSLHVYFPGLTEMPMHTAHCSPAARQDAVVA comes from the coding sequence ATGAACAGCGACAGCGACCTCCAGATCGCCGGCGACATCCTCGAGGTCCCGCACCTCCTCCAGCCCGCCAAGGAGCACCCGTCCACCGTGGCCGAGTTCGCCGGACTCGCCCGGTCCATCGCCGAGGACCGCACCCGGTGGGCCCCGCTCGTCCGGTACGACGCCACGACACGGTGGTACCACCGGCTGCGCACCGGCCCCGGCTACGAGGTCTGGTTGCTGTCCTGGGTCCCGGGACAGGGCAGCGGGCTTCACGACCACGGTCCGTCCTCCGGCGTACTGACCGTTCTGGAGGGCGAGTTGACGGAGCGGACCGCGCGGGCCGATCGCGCCCTGGCCGCCGGCGCGCAGCGCGTCTTCGCCCCCGGATATGTGCACGAGGTGGTCAACGACTCGCTCGAGCCGGCCGTGAGCCTGCACGTCTACTTCCCGGGCCTGACCGAGATGCCGATGCACACGGCCCACTGCTCGCCGGCCGCCCGGCAGGACGCGGTCGTGGCCTGA
- a CDS encoding metallopeptidase family protein: MDSPVPPRPTEPRPRRRDRHGRGMRGPVAPPQVPLSASRAESFRDLVQDSVERLERRWPQLAEVDFLVLDVPGSLDESVPLGRSVPAGKGSPARIVVYRRPVEIRTKNRDERALLVHEVVVEQVADLLGLAPESVDPRYGQD; encoded by the coding sequence ATGGACAGTCCCGTACCGCCCCGCCCCACCGAGCCCAGGCCGCGCCGCCGCGACCGTCACGGCCGGGGGATGCGCGGGCCCGTCGCCCCGCCGCAGGTGCCGCTCTCCGCCAGCCGGGCCGAGTCGTTCCGCGATCTCGTCCAGGACTCGGTGGAACGGCTGGAGCGGCGCTGGCCCCAGCTGGCCGAGGTGGATTTCCTGGTGCTGGACGTACCGGGGTCGCTGGACGAGAGCGTGCCGCTGGGCCGCTCGGTACCGGCGGGGAAGGGCAGCCCGGCGAGGATCGTGGTCTACCGGCGTCCCGTCGAGATCCGCACGAAGAACCGGGACGAACGGGCACTGCTGGTGCACGAGGTGGTGGTGGAGCAGGTGGCGGACCTGCTGGGCCTCGCGCCGGAGTCGGTCGACCCCCGCTACGGCCAGGACTAG
- a CDS encoding glycosyltransferase has protein sequence MSATPAEFVPATSAGLVPATPPEFPRHVVTAVLVSHDGARWLPDALAGLLGQERPVQNVVAADTGSADDSARLVTEALGAERVLHLARRTGFGAAVDEAARLAPVLTPDDLPYLKRPSGWDPVTRTWRDEAYDMPELPHGEPVQWLWLLHDDCAPAPDALAELLRVADSDEHAAVIGPKLRGWYDRKQLLEAGVSIANSGRRWTGLDRREQDQGQHDQVRSVLSVSSAGMLVRRDVWEGLGGFDRRLPLMRDDVDFCWRAHAAGHSVYVAPGAVLRHAEAAARERRTVDCAGRSVASPHRVDKAGAVYTLLVNARGRSLPFVLLRLLLGTLLRTLAHLVGKVPGQAVDEVMGLLGTLLRPERILAARRRRGRALVDASELRPLFPPPGATVRATFEQVAGSLGAGRDSDSGGSRHGAVESGPGGDEADFLEVEQFARLKKIARKPGPVLFALLLVVSLVACRGLLGGGALAGGALLPAPGELSELWSRYADAWHPLGTGGTQTAPPYLAILSVLSGLFLGSTGFALTVLLVCSVPLAGVTAYFASRPLIESRLLRAWASVAYAFLPAATGALATGRLGTAVLAVVLPLIARAGVAAYGLARTDGARGSWRATWAYALLLTFATAFTPVVWPLALVLGLAALVLRRGDITAYGLRFLVVAGTPLLVLAPWSLSLLTDPSRFLREAGREFGTGAASPLDLLGISPGGPKTVGGLLLIGVVLAALAALLRAERQLAIRTAWAVGVAALVFAALANGSGWAGPATLVYGIALIAAAVVGAEGARRRVAAQSFGWRQPVAALVALAAAAAPLFAAVNWMISGAAGPLERRDPVQVPAFVAEESGTRDQPRTLVLGGSSPAKVSYTLVRGSGGRLGDAELSEAAGSDPRLDKVVANLVAGSGADQTSQLSGFAIRYVLVRDGAPRQMSRVLDATPGLSRLSQLDGSALWRVDSQVARAVIVSGGAEPLPVASGPVEAHTDVPKGPEGRVLRIADRADDGWQATLDGRPLESTTVDGWAQGFELPAEGGRLDLAYATPITHTAWIWTQGALALVLVVLALPGRRREIDDDLPEEDAAIPAQPVEGEGRRARRLRAAQAEAAAAAEEEPDPAVGPQPEAGAPEPYAAVPRQPQYGAEWDEQAYADEGSPAAAGYGSYGNGGYADPYPGQYQDAPGQRYAYPETQQYDGPQGQQYEPGQYPPGPYEPQQYDPRYGGQAPQQYDPQQYDPQQYDPQQYDPYGTDPGPEAGPYDPYGHENEQRPDGSSNQ, from the coding sequence ATGTCCGCCACCCCTGCGGAGTTTGTTCCCGCCACCTCGGCGGGGCTGGTTCCCGCCACCCCGCCCGAGTTTCCGCGGCACGTCGTCACCGCCGTACTCGTCTCCCACGACGGTGCCCGGTGGCTGCCCGACGCGCTCGCCGGGCTGCTCGGTCAGGAGCGCCCCGTACAGAACGTCGTCGCCGCCGACACCGGCAGCGCCGACGATTCGGCACGGCTGGTCACCGAGGCTCTGGGCGCCGAGCGGGTCCTGCACCTCGCCCGCCGCACCGGTTTCGGTGCCGCCGTCGACGAGGCGGCCCGTCTCGCACCCGTGCTCACCCCGGACGACCTGCCCTATCTGAAGCGTCCCAGCGGCTGGGACCCGGTGACCAGGACCTGGCGCGACGAGGCGTACGACATGCCGGAGCTGCCGCACGGCGAACCGGTCCAGTGGCTCTGGCTGTTGCACGACGACTGCGCACCCGCCCCCGACGCCCTCGCCGAACTCCTCCGCGTCGCCGACTCCGACGAACACGCCGCGGTCATCGGCCCCAAGCTGCGCGGTTGGTACGACCGCAAGCAGCTCCTCGAGGCCGGCGTCTCCATCGCCAACAGCGGCCGCCGCTGGACCGGGCTCGACCGCCGGGAGCAGGACCAGGGCCAGCACGACCAGGTCCGCTCCGTGCTCTCCGTGTCCTCCGCCGGCATGCTCGTCCGCCGCGACGTCTGGGAGGGACTCGGCGGCTTCGACCGGCGGCTGCCCCTGATGCGCGACGACGTGGACTTCTGCTGGCGCGCCCACGCCGCGGGCCACAGTGTGTACGTCGCCCCCGGTGCCGTGCTGCGGCACGCCGAGGCCGCCGCCCGCGAGCGCCGCACCGTCGACTGCGCGGGCCGCTCCGTCGCCAGCCCGCACCGCGTCGACAAGGCGGGAGCCGTCTACACCCTGCTCGTCAACGCCCGCGGCAGGTCGCTGCCCTTCGTCCTGCTCCGCCTCCTCCTCGGCACCCTGCTGCGCACCCTCGCCCATCTGGTCGGCAAGGTGCCCGGCCAGGCGGTCGACGAGGTCATGGGCCTCCTCGGCACCCTGCTGCGCCCGGAGCGGATCCTCGCCGCCCGCCGCAGGCGCGGCAGAGCCCTCGTCGACGCGAGCGAACTGCGACCGCTCTTCCCGCCGCCGGGCGCCACCGTCCGAGCCACCTTCGAACAGGTCGCCGGAAGTCTCGGCGCCGGACGCGACTCCGACTCCGGGGGCTCACGGCACGGCGCCGTCGAGTCCGGTCCGGGCGGCGACGAGGCCGACTTCCTGGAGGTCGAACAGTTCGCCCGGCTCAAGAAGATCGCCCGCAAGCCGGGGCCGGTCCTCTTCGCGCTCCTGCTGGTCGTCTCCCTCGTCGCCTGCCGCGGCCTTCTCGGCGGCGGCGCGCTCGCGGGCGGCGCCCTGCTGCCCGCGCCGGGCGAACTGTCCGAGCTGTGGAGCCGCTACGCCGACGCCTGGCACCCGCTCGGCACCGGCGGGACCCAGACGGCACCGCCGTACCTCGCGATCCTGAGCGTCCTCTCCGGACTCTTCCTCGGCTCCACCGGCTTCGCGCTCACCGTGCTGCTCGTCTGCTCGGTTCCGCTCGCTGGCGTCACGGCGTACTTCGCCTCCCGTCCGCTGATCGAGTCCCGGCTGCTGCGGGCCTGGGCGAGCGTCGCGTACGCGTTCCTGCCCGCCGCCACCGGCGCACTCGCCACCGGGCGGCTCGGCACCGCCGTCCTCGCCGTCGTGCTCCCGCTGATCGCCCGCGCCGGGGTCGCGGCCTACGGACTGGCCCGTACCGACGGTGCGCGCGGCAGCTGGCGGGCCACCTGGGCGTACGCGCTGCTGCTGACGTTCGCGACGGCCTTCACCCCGGTCGTCTGGCCGCTCGCCCTCGTCCTCGGCCTGGCCGCCCTCGTGCTGCGCCGAGGTGACATCACCGCCTACGGGCTGCGCTTCCTCGTCGTGGCCGGTACCCCGCTGCTGGTGCTCGCTCCCTGGTCGCTGTCGCTGCTGACCGACCCGTCCCGCTTCCTGCGCGAGGCGGGACGGGAGTTCGGCACCGGCGCGGCCTCACCGCTCGACCTGCTCGGCATCAGCCCCGGCGGTCCCAAAACCGTCGGCGGGCTGCTCCTCATCGGCGTGGTGCTCGCCGCTCTCGCCGCCCTGCTGCGCGCCGAGCGGCAGCTCGCGATCCGCACCGCCTGGGCCGTCGGGGTCGCCGCGCTGGTCTTCGCGGCCCTGGCCAACGGCTCGGGCTGGGCCGGACCCGCCACCCTCGTCTACGGCATCGCCCTGATCGCCGCCGCGGTCGTCGGCGCGGAGGGCGCCCGCCGGCGCGTCGCCGCCCAGAGCTTCGGCTGGCGCCAGCCCGTGGCCGCGCTCGTCGCCCTCGCGGCCGCGGCCGCCCCGCTGTTCGCCGCGGTCAACTGGATGATCAGCGGAGCCGCGGGCCCGCTGGAGCGCCGAGACCCGGTGCAGGTCCCCGCCTTCGTCGCCGAGGAGAGCGGCACCCGCGACCAGCCCCGCACGCTCGTCCTCGGCGGCTCGTCGCCGGCGAAGGTGTCGTACACGCTGGTCCGCGGCTCCGGCGGGCGCCTCGGCGACGCCGAGCTCAGCGAGGCCGCCGGCAGCGACCCGCGCCTCGACAAGGTCGTCGCCAACCTCGTCGCCGGCTCCGGCGCCGACCAGACCAGCCAGCTCAGCGGCTTCGCCATCCGGTACGTCCTGGTCCGCGACGGCGCGCCGCGCCAGATGAGCCGCGTCCTCGACGCCACCCCCGGCCTCTCCCGGCTCAGCCAGCTCGACGGCAGCGCGCTGTGGCGGGTGGACAGCCAGGTTGCCCGCGCGGTCATCGTCAGCGGCGGGGCGGAGCCGCTGCCGGTGGCCTCCGGACCGGTCGAGGCCCACACGGACGTCCCCAAGGGCCCCGAAGGCCGGGTACTGCGCATCGCGGACCGCGCCGACGACGGCTGGCAGGCCACGCTCGACGGCCGCCCGCTGGAGAGCACCACCGTGGACGGCTGGGCCCAGGGCTTCGAACTGCCCGCCGAGGGTGGACGGCTCGATCTCGCCTATGCGACCCCGATCACCCACACCGCCTGGATCTGGACACAGGGCGCCCTCGCCCTCGTCCTGGTCGTGCTGGCCCTGCCCGGCCGGCGCCGCGAGATCGACGACGACCTGCCCGAGGAGGATGCCGCGATCCCGGCCCAGCCCGTCGAGGGCGAGGGCCGCCGGGCCCGCAGGCTCCGCGCGGCGCAGGCCGAGGCGGCGGCCGCCGCCGAGGAGGAGCCGGATCCCGCGGTGGGCCCGCAGCCCGAGGCCGGAGCCCCGGAACCGTACGCGGCGGTCCCCCGGCAGCCGCAGTACGGCGCCGAGTGGGACGAGCAGGCCTACGCGGACGAGGGCTCCCCGGCCGCCGCCGGCTACGGCTCGTACGGGAACGGCGGGTACGCCGATCCGTACCCGGGCCAGTACCAGGACGCCCCGGGACAGCGGTACGCGTATCCGGAGACCCAGCAGTACGACGGCCCCCAGGGGCAGCAGTACGAGCCCGGGCAGTACCCGCCGGGGCCGTACGAGCCGCAGCAGTACGACCCCCGGTACGGCGGCCAGGCCCCCCAGCAGTACGACCCGCAGCAGTACGACCCGCAGCAGTACGACCCGCAGCAGTACGACCCGTACGGCACGGACCCCGGCCCGGAAGCGGGCCCGTACGACCCCTACGGCCACGAGAACGAGCAGCGTCCCGACGGGAGCAGCAACCAGTGA
- a CDS encoding DUF5719 family protein codes for MNRTTLSLLAAVTSLAAVTGFAALTAPDGGAATGATAPARLPVERSSLLCPAPATSDLAETVYTSFTPGPGSGGGSATSGAVAELKPSVATLRGPAGGEKKDEAGEEDGADGAENDGSAKKPPSDKPVVTLKQPGKPVAAKASGSAAPALVGTATGGLAPGWTTQQTTVVSAGSGRGVLGVHCTAPDTDLWFPGASLAEDRQDYVHLTNPDDSGALVDIELYGKDGSLKSQLSDGIQVPAGASVPVLLSTLTTDPADDVTVHVTTRTGRVGAAVRGAGDEIGSDWLPASADPAGTLVLPGVPADATSVRLVAFAPGDDDAELKVRLAGATGTLNPAGAESLRVKSGMTASLEMKDVTKGEAGSILLSPAEGAPATGVVAALQVTRGKGDKQEIAYIPATAPVTERATAADNRAEGSVLSLAAPGATAQVRVTASAGTEGGSRAVKTYTVKGGTTLAVSPPVPAGLKGSYALTVEPQSGGPVHAARTLLLPQDGIQMFTVQTLPDDRGLVAVPAAEQDLSVLDD; via the coding sequence GTGAATCGCACGACCCTCTCGCTCCTCGCGGCCGTGACGTCCCTCGCGGCGGTGACCGGATTCGCCGCGCTCACCGCGCCGGACGGCGGGGCGGCGACCGGGGCGACGGCTCCGGCCCGGCTGCCGGTGGAGCGCTCCAGCCTGCTCTGCCCGGCCCCGGCGACGTCGGACCTCGCCGAGACCGTGTACACGTCCTTCACCCCTGGGCCCGGCAGCGGCGGCGGCTCCGCCACCTCGGGCGCGGTGGCCGAACTCAAACCCTCCGTCGCGACGTTGAGGGGTCCGGCCGGCGGGGAGAAGAAGGACGAGGCGGGCGAGGAGGACGGGGCGGACGGGGCGGAGAACGACGGAAGCGCGAAGAAGCCCCCGTCCGACAAGCCCGTCGTCACGCTCAAGCAGCCCGGGAAACCCGTCGCCGCCAAGGCGAGCGGCAGCGCCGCCCCCGCGCTGGTCGGCACCGCCACCGGCGGTCTCGCCCCTGGCTGGACCACCCAGCAGACGACCGTCGTGAGCGCCGGCAGTGGCCGCGGAGTGCTCGGAGTCCACTGCACCGCACCCGACACGGACCTCTGGTTCCCGGGCGCGAGTCTCGCCGAGGACCGGCAGGACTACGTCCACCTCACCAATCCCGACGACTCCGGCGCGCTCGTCGACATCGAGCTCTACGGCAAGGACGGCTCGCTCAAGTCCCAGCTGAGCGACGGCATCCAGGTCCCCGCGGGGGCGAGCGTCCCCGTCCTGCTCTCCACCCTGACGACCGATCCCGCCGATGACGTGACCGTGCACGTCACGACGCGCACCGGCCGGGTCGGCGCGGCGGTGCGGGGCGCCGGGGACGAGATCGGGAGCGACTGGCTGCCGGCGTCCGCCGACCCGGCCGGCACGCTGGTGCTGCCGGGTGTCCCGGCGGACGCGACCTCCGTGCGGCTGGTCGCGTTCGCGCCCGGTGACGACGACGCGGAACTGAAGGTGCGCCTCGCCGGCGCGACCGGCACGCTCAACCCCGCCGGCGCGGAGAGCCTGCGGGTGAAGTCCGGGATGACGGCCTCGCTCGAGATGAAGGACGTCACCAAGGGCGAGGCGGGCTCGATCCTCCTGTCACCGGCCGAGGGCGCCCCGGCGACGGGTGTGGTCGCGGCCCTGCAGGTCACCCGGGGCAAGGGCGACAAGCAGGAGATCGCCTACATCCCGGCGACCGCGCCGGTCACGGAGCGGGCCACCGCCGCCGACAACCGGGCCGAGGGCTCGGTGCTCTCCCTCGCCGCGCCCGGTGCGACCGCCCAGGTCAGGGTGACGGCCTCGGCCGGTACCGAAGGCGGGTCCCGAGCCGTCAAGACGTACACGGTCAAGGGCGGTACGACGCTGGCGGTCAGCCCGCCCGTCCCGGCAGGGCTGAAGGGCTCGTACGCGCTGACGGTGGAGCCGCAGTCCGGCGGGCCGGTCCACGCGGCCCGCACGCTGCTGCTCCCGCAGGACGGCATCCAGATGTTCACCGTCCAGACCCTGCCGGACGACCGCGGTCTGGTCGCGGTCCCGGCGGCGGAGCAGGACCTCTCCGTCCTCGACGACTGA